The Pseudomonas sp. Marseille-Q3773 DNA window CAGCGGCAAGGCCTATGCCCAGACTGAGCCGATGGATATCTACCTGTGCCTGGCCGACCGGTTTGCCATGACCGCGAAAGTCCGCGTTTTCATGGACTACCTGCGCGAATGCCTGGGTGACAGCTGGCAACCGCAGGCATGAAAAAACCGCCACGCGGGCGGTTTTTCATGCAACGCGTATGAATCAGAAGCGGTAGGTGAGGGAAGCACCAATACCGTGAGCGCTGTTCTCGTACTTGGCCTGATAGGTGCCTTTCAGCGCCTGTTGGGTTGGCGAGCCCGACACGTTGTTGACCTTGGTATCCTCTTCCCACAGGTAGGAGTAGGCCACATCAATGGTCATGTCATCGTTCGGGCTCCAACCGGCACCAAAGCTGACCGCTTTACGATCGCCAGTCGGGATGCGTGGCGAGCGATCGTGGTTGTTGGTGGGCGACTGGTCGACCGAGAAGCCTGCACGCAGGGTCCACTCCTTGTTGACCTTGTAGGCCGCGCCAATGGCGTGGGCCCAGGTGTCATGCCAGTTCTGCTCTTCGGTGATGGTCTGCAGCGGGTAGCCCGCTGGTGCGTCGTTCTTCACGATGATGCTTTCCAGGCGGCTCCAGCGCGTCCAGGTGCTGCCTGCGTACAGTGTCCAGTGGTCATCCAGTTCATGAGTGATCGAGAAATCCACCGACTCTGGGGTTTTGACCTTCAGACTGGCGTCGAACTTGCCGCTGAGGCCAAGCTGTGGAATCGGGTAGGTAACACGGGTGTCGCCTTCAAGTTCGTAGTCGACCATCGAGTGGTAGGTCAGGCCGAGGCGGGTACGGTCGGTAGCCTGCACCAGAACACCGATGTTGTAGCCAACCGCGGTATCGTCGCCCTTGATCTTGACCTCGCCATCCGGACCATTGGGCCCCAGGAGGGCCTTACTGCTCAGGTTCGAGCCGAGCTCACCCTTGATGCGGTTGATGGTCGGGCCAAAACCAATCGACACCTTGTCGTTGAAGGCGTAGCTGATGGTTGGCTGGAAGGTGACGACCTCGACCTTGCTCTTCTTGCCCCAGTAGCGTGCCGCGTCACCGCTGCCGTAGTCGGTGATCAGGCCGAATGGCACGTAAACGCCGAAGCCCACGCTCCAGTGATCATCGAGTGGCTTGACGTAGTAACCCATGGGTACGCCCACGACCGGGACCATGTCGCCATCGGTTTCCCCCCCGAAATTGCTCCCACGGCCCGAAATATCAGTCTTGGCGATGACGGCTGCGCCACCCACGGTGACCTGTTCGCGCTTCAGGCGCGACATGCCGGCAGGGTTGCCGTACACCGTGCTGGCATCTTCGGCAGAAGAGGAACGCCCTGCGAAACCGGTTCCCATGCCGCTGATGCTTTGTTCGTTCAGCGCGAACCCGGCGGCGAGCAACTGGCTGGAAGCAAGAGCAACGGCAATGCCGAGGGAGGTTTTGAGCATTACTTTTTTCATTATTAGAAAACTCCTTGGGATCTCCGGGGCGAAACGCTACCAACAAATCACGCGTCGCGCCATAGCCGCGATCGAGGGAGATAGAGCGGTTTTGTAGGACAATCCGACCAAAATCCCATTTTTTTCGGGTATCTTGTAGGAGGAGTCTTAAGATGCCTGCGGCAATTTTTGGTTTATGCAGGTATGCCAAGCGTGGGTGAAGTCGCGCAGGCGGCCTTGTGGGTTGAAAACCTGGCGCCAGATTCGTGCCTGCGCAAGCAGGTCATCGGCTGCGGGCAAAGGGGCGGCCTGCTCTTCGACCAGCATCCAGGCAATGGCGGTGGAGTAACGCAGGTTGACCGCAAGTTCCAGGTGCGGGCCGCCGAGGAAGGCGTGCTGGCTGGCGAGGCCGCGGACCAGGCTGGCCAGGTCGGGATCGCGGGCCAGGTATTCGTCCCAGAGCGCTTGATGACGATGTTCGCCGATGCGATACAGGCCATGCCCGCGCCGGTCATGCAAGGCCGAGCCCAAGGCCGACTGGCTGGCGGCGATGCCCAGCAACAAGGCTTCGGCGCTGGCGCTGTGACGATTCAGGTAGACCAAGGTGGGTCGGATCACATACTGACACAATTCATTCGCCGCAATACCCATGATGCCCTCGAGCAGTTAAGGGCCGGACGGGCGCTGGAGCTTGGCAGCTGGTGAATGGTCAGGCCCGCCGGAAGCGGCATGCACCGCTCGAGTTGAAGTGTAGTGTGATAATGGTCATGTAAAAGGCTGTTTTTAAATCGATTGCTGCCTGACGCACCGGGCTATATGCCTTGCGGCAATTACGCCGGCATCGTTCAGGCAGGCTTGCGATGGGATGATTCAGCGCTTGAATACCGCCGTATTCATCGTTCACGCGGTGAGCGACTGACGCGTGCGGTCGATAACCGCTTGCAGCGGTTCACTGCGGCTGTACTGCTCCGGGTACAGGCGCTCGGTGTGGCAGGCGACGCCGTGTTCGTCCACCAGGGTAAAGCTGAAGCTGCCCTTGCGTGGGGCAACGATCAGGCACTTCAGCGGCGAGAACGCCTGGGAAAGGGTGCCAATGGCAGCCTGAATTTGATGATGAGTTTGCATATTATTGGAGGTTCCTGCTTTAAACACGGTGATTATGATCCGTGCATGATAGAAACGTTCCAGTGACGCCTTTATTAAGGGACGAACGAACCTGACTGGAACAGGGCAGCCAGAGGGGGCGCAATCAAAAGGTGGGCGCTTGGGCTGACTGGTAGGTACTTTAGAGGGCAGGCAGCACACCGGGGCCAAGGTTCTAGGCCGTCGGGGTGGAATCCTGATCAATCTGTCACGTGATTCGTGCTTGGGCAGCGCAGGGCTGGCGAGTGAATCATCGAATGGGCCGGTCCAGGTTTCAGCAGGTCACACTTGGGCGATGTGGGTCTGCAAGGACGCTTGAGGCCAGAATTGACTTTCAGCTTGGTACTAACGAGGCGCACCTTACCGGAAATGCCTACGTTTGGCAAGCATCACAGATTTTTTCAGGTGAGCCGCGCAGTATGGCGCTTAATTCCCATGCTGGGAAGGGGGGCAGATGAACCGAAACCGACAGGATGTCCCGTATCACAGCACCCAAATGAGGGTTCCAGGGTGAACTTGTTCACACTCGAGGCCGCTCTTGTAACAACTTGGCAACAGGCTGCGACGCACTCGCCAATGCCTTGACTGGGCGGTTAAGTCAATGAAAAAAAACACTATTTTCAGCTGGTGAAAAAATCGTCAGTTTGACCGAAACCCACGATTCACGGGGGTTTGCGGGGTGTGGGAGGGGGTTGTCCACCGAGTTATCCACAGGAACTGTGGATTGTCCGAAGCGCTTGCTCTAGGACGGGCGTGCCAGCAACGTAATGAACTGTTCGACAATCGACAGGCTCCAATGGGCCCTCGATCCATTCACTTGAAAACGTCAAGAAAAGATCGCTGAAAACTTTTTGCAATTTTGCGCAAAATGCCCCACCGGAACGCAGCAAAGGGCGGTGCGGCCCCCTAGTGTTCCACAATCCGCGCCTCCACGTTTGCTGATAAGCTGCGCGGCAATCATCCAGGATCATTCGGGGTAAGCATGGCGGTGGATCTGGCCAGCATTCTGCTGGGCTTGGTGGCGGGGGCCTTGCCCTGTCTGGGGTGGATCATGCAGCTACAGCGCCGCCAGGCGGCGCGGCAGGCCGAGCAGGCCTTGCTCGAGGAACGCCTCGGCGCCGCCCTGTTGGCCCAGGCTGGCCTGCAGGCGCAGCTGGAAGCCAGCCGCGACGAGATCAGCGACCTGAGTGAAGCCAACTCGGTCAAGCAGGCTCAACTGGCCGCTCAGAGTCGCGAGCTGGAATTGCTTCAGATCGACCGCGACAACGCCCGCGATGCTGCCCACGCGTGGAGCCTCGAGCGCGCCAGCCGCGAAGCCGAACTGCGCCGTCTGGAGGCGCAGACGGCGCGCCTGGACGCCGAATTGCGCGAACAGCAGGAAAGCCACCAGCAGCGCCTGGAAGACTTGCAGGAAGCACGCGACACCTTGCGTGCCCAGTTCGCCGACATGGCCACCAGGATCTTCGACGAGCGCGAGCAGCGCTTCGCCCAGACCAGCCAGCAGCACCTGGGCCAGTTGCTCGACCCACTCAAGGAGCGTATCCAGGCTT harbors:
- a CDS encoding outer membrane protein transport protein; this translates as MKKVMLKTSLGIAVALASSQLLAAGFALNEQSISGMGTGFAGRSSSAEDASTVYGNPAGMSRLKREQVTVGGAAVIAKTDISGRGSNFGGETDGDMVPVVGVPMGYYVKPLDDHWSVGFGVYVPFGLITDYGSGDAARYWGKKSKVEVVTFQPTISYAFNDKVSIGFGPTINRIKGELGSNLSSKALLGPNGPDGEVKIKGDDTAVGYNIGVLVQATDRTRLGLTYHSMVDYELEGDTRVTYPIPQLGLSGKFDASLKVKTPESVDFSITHELDDHWTLYAGSTWTRWSRLESIIVKNDAPAGYPLQTITEEQNWHDTWAHAIGAAYKVNKEWTLRAGFSVDQSPTNNHDRSPRIPTGDRKAVSFGAGWSPNDDMTIDVAYSYLWEEDTKVNNVSGSPTQQALKGTYQAKYENSAHGIGASLTYRF